CTACGTTatcgtaaaaattgtttcttaaataaatattcgacgAACAAACTTACATTAAACAGTTAATTGATAATAACTATTAAAGGcttgaatttaaattcataattaagataattacATACAGTTTTTAAGTACACATCCttatgtaagtacatatatagtaAACTCGTCTGTAACATTAttgaagtattttattaatcgcGCAGACCTTAAGAAAGATAATGTTACTTGCAAAATGCATTCTTAATCTGTAtgtaaataatagaattttctacaTAAATAGGTGTATATCAATAGAATTCTTAAATAAACTTGTTTTTTATACTAAAAAGCTATGAGATTTAGTGCAAgcttttgtttctttggtttttttaatactttcaattaaaaatttgttataattaaagCTAGTAATTTATGATCTATGAATAACCTAAACAATTTACTCATTTCCAGTTTGACTATATTGTTCCATGATCTCATCTTTCTgctctttatttatttcttttatttcctctgttgcaattaatttctcttctgTAAAATTATCCACTAATATGGAATCACTTTGCTTTGCTTGCCTAATTCTTttgatttttttcttaatagcCACAGCacctaattttattaaaaaatcacaattaatatcaatgtgtaaatgttttatttgaatatactTACAGAACAGGGTTTGCCAGAGTTCTGCCCTTTTTGATGTTCTGTTCACTAATTTTTTTAAGGAATCTCTATGTCGCTTTTGTATCCCTGCCAGTTCAATTGTTTCTTGCGTTGGCAAGGGAAATAAGCATGTTTCTAGCCAGTGTGTAGCTTTTGCATATGCTAAAAATCTAAACCATAcctaaaaagtatattttttagtaacAAAAAATTGCTATAATGAGATaagtttctaaataaattattgcatGATATATTACAGAATCTAAACACTCTGCTATGAACCACAGCTGCAAACCTATCTGTGCTCTTGTGTATTCCACATTTTCTGACCATAAAAATTTTGGTACAAATAGTACATACAAGTATATCCTGAAATAGGTATTTGTCATGAAAATATGATCAAAAatacatcaaatttttaatatactaaCCAACTAAGACAATGAAGGCAGAAGAATAATTTGGGTAACTTTCTTCCAATAAAATGAGATACACATAATAAGATTCggctaatatttattataattgtatcaaCTGCcttagaaaatagaaatgtgCTCACCACTGTACACCATCTg
This Bombus pascuorum chromosome 1, iyBomPasc1.1, whole genome shotgun sequence DNA region includes the following protein-coding sequences:
- the LOC132916418 gene encoding uncharacterized protein LOC132916418; amino-acid sequence: MLEKIANSWMIGLYSLVENSRLTPKVSNLWDKESFTVQPINDTKITRPDILLGYLIIFWIVLYFMYEKCVNSLLRRMRIPLIQRNRIIKAVWECGFCFGSICYLKSSTIKTLSLFFGEQEVTHEEMGVILHKSFYFHWAGLEILCHGAWAKGWANFLFASFIMNPYQEKWCTVVSTFLFSKAVDTIIINISRILLCVSHFIGRKLPKLFFCLHCLSWIYLYVLFVPKFLWSENVEYTRAQIGLQLWFIAECLDSVWFRFLAYAKATHWLETCLFPLPTQETIELAGIQKRHRDSLKKLVNRTSKRAELWQTLFCAVAIKKKIKRIRQAKQSDSILVDNFTEEKLIATEEIKEINKEQKDEIMEQYSQTGNE